The following proteins come from a genomic window of Novosphingobium sp. P6W:
- a CDS encoding sugar phosphate isomerase/epimerase: MKTIKGPGIFLAQFVGDDAPFNSLDSIAEWAAGLGYKGLQIPSNDSRLIDLEKAAESQDYCDEVLGTLAAHGLELTELSTHIQGQLVAVHPAYDAAFDAFAPEHVRGNPGARQQWAVSQLEMAARASQRLGLTTHASFSGALAWPYFYAWPQRPAQLVDEAFAELARRWRPILDRFDEAGVDIGFELHPGEDLHDGVTFERFLEATGNHPRANILYDPSHFVLQQLDYLGFIDIYHERIKCFHVKDAEFRMSPKSGVYGGYQGWVDRPGRFRSLGDGQVDFTQIFSKMAQYDFAGWAVLEWECALKHPEVGAAEGAPFIDRHIIRVTEHAFDDFVSGNDDMIPDFSRMGLA, from the coding sequence ATGAAGACGATCAAGGGTCCGGGCATCTTCCTCGCCCAGTTCGTGGGCGATGATGCGCCTTTCAATTCGCTCGATTCGATCGCGGAATGGGCAGCGGGACTGGGCTACAAGGGCCTGCAGATACCCAGCAACGACAGCCGGTTGATCGACCTTGAAAAGGCGGCGGAAAGCCAGGATTACTGCGACGAAGTGCTGGGCACGCTGGCCGCTCACGGGCTGGAGCTGACCGAGCTTTCCACTCACATCCAGGGCCAGCTTGTTGCTGTGCACCCGGCCTATGACGCCGCGTTCGATGCCTTCGCGCCGGAGCATGTGCGCGGCAACCCCGGCGCGCGCCAGCAGTGGGCGGTGAGCCAGTTGGAAATGGCGGCGCGCGCCAGCCAGCGGCTGGGCCTGACCACTCACGCCAGTTTCTCGGGCGCGCTAGCATGGCCCTATTTCTACGCCTGGCCGCAGCGCCCGGCGCAGCTGGTGGACGAGGCTTTCGCGGAGCTGGCACGGCGTTGGCGCCCGATCCTGGACCGCTTCGACGAAGCCGGTGTCGATATCGGCTTTGAACTGCACCCCGGCGAAGATCTGCACGACGGCGTCACCTTCGAACGCTTCCTGGAAGCCACCGGCAACCACCCGCGCGCCAATATCCTCTATGATCCCAGCCACTTCGTGCTGCAGCAGCTCGATTACCTGGGTTTCATCGACATCTATCATGAGCGGATCAAGTGCTTCCACGTCAAGGATGCAGAGTTTCGCATGTCGCCCAAATCCGGCGTCTACGGCGGTTATCAGGGGTGGGTCGACCGTCCGGGGCGGTTCCGCTCACTAGGCGATGGGCAGGTGGACTTCACGCAGATCTTCTCGAAGATGGCGCAATACGATTTCGCCGGCTGGGCGGTGCTTGAATGGGAGTGCGCGCTCAAGCATCCCGAAGTTGGCGCAGCGGAAGGCGCGCCCTTTATCGACCGGCACATCATCCGCGTAACCGAACATGCCTTCGACGACTTCGTCAGCGGCAATGATGACATGATACCCGATTTCAGCCGGATGGGCCTTGCCTGA